Proteins encoded together in one Temnothorax longispinosus isolate EJ_2023e chromosome 5, Tlon_JGU_v1, whole genome shotgun sequence window:
- the LOC139813971 gene encoding uncharacterized protein: protein MAEDSFRRKTRSASICAPGFSSMEQMLEAMPPSGARDRERGERERDSGSGTPDGSTPTRRRRPATRSQSARVSGGNKSIRRRAAAQAAAHHHHHHEPSMKSAHCSSEPRLTENDVSPGIRRRGSRRGQSMHHTHQRKSNAFLDVPDVSSQMPPREEGEDEDSYRLRSFSLTSKGQK, encoded by the exons ATGGCGGAAGACTCTTTTCGCCGGAAAACCAGATCGGCTTCGATTTGTGCCCCTGGATTTTCCAGCATGGAACAAATGTTGGAAGCAATGCCACCCTCGGGAGCTCGTGACAGGGAAAGAGGCGAGCGGGAAAGGGACAGCGGTAGTGGGACGCCGGATGGCAGTACACCCACGAGAAGACGAAGACCGGCTACAAGATCCCAGAGCGCCCGTGTTTCCGGCGGAAATAAAAGCATCCGACGCCGTGCCGCCGCTCAAG CCGCCGCTCATCATCATCACCATCATGAGCCGAGCATGAAGTCGGCCCACTGCAGCAGTGAGCCCAGATTGACCGAGAATGACGTCAGTCCGGGGATCAGGAGACGAGGGAGCCGAAGGGGGCAGAGTATGCACCACACGCATCAGAGGAAGAGCAACGCCTTCCTGGATGTGCCTGACGTCTCGTCTCAGATGCCACCGCGGGAGGAAGGCGAGGACGAGGATAGTTACAGACTCCGTAGCTTCAGTCTCACCAGCAAAGGTCAGAAATAG